A region from the Candidatus Zixiibacteriota bacterium genome encodes:
- a CDS encoding archease, producing the protein MHKQPKYKIIEAGAFADFEFEAYGDSLEELFAVCGIASFEAMTDTAKVEPKETVEFAVDAETVEDLLFAFLAELIYIKDVEKIFFKQFDIEISGNSDSGCRPLEASFHPEACGNYKLKCKATGEYIDIKKHDLRTDVKAVTYHKLSVRKTNSGYSGHVILDL; encoded by the coding sequence ATGCACAAACAACCCAAATACAAAATAATCGAGGCAGGCGCCTTCGCCGATTTCGAGTTCGAGGCTTATGGCGATTCGCTTGAGGAACTGTTCGCGGTCTGCGGCATAGCGTCTTTCGAGGCGATGACCGATACCGCAAAGGTGGAACCGAAAGAGACAGTCGAGTTCGCTGTTGATGCCGAGACTGTCGAGGATTTACTGTTTGCCTTTTTGGCGGAGTTAATCTATATAAAAGATGTAGAGAAGATATTTTTCAAGCAATTCGATATCGAGATAAGCGGTAATTCGGACTCAGGATGTCGTCCGCTTGAGGCGTCCTTCCATCCTGAGGCATGCGGTAATTATAAGCTTAAATGCAAAGCAACCGGTGAGTATATCGACATTAAAAAACATGATTTGAGAACCGATGTAAAAGCAGTTACATATCATAAATTGAGCGTGAGGAAAACCAACAGCGGCTATAGCGGTCATGTGATATTGGATTTGTAA
- a CDS encoding PEGA domain-containing protein: MKKFVVLTLILLVLNGCGAIFLGSGQNISMNTDPEGATVIINGNNMGKTPIHLKLKTNDSYIVTFKKDGYEDKTYSIANRVSGGIIVLDVLCGLLPVIVDAATGSWYRLDTSNIDLPLDIKRTY; this comes from the coding sequence ATGAAGAAGTTTGTAGTGCTAACATTAATACTATTAGTTTTAAACGGATGCGGTGCAATATTTTTAGGTTCCGGCCAAAATATTAGCATGAACACTGACCCTGAGGGTGCAACGGTAATAATAAATGGGAATAACATGGGGAAAACGCCAATTCATCTAAAACTAAAAACTAATGATTCCTATATTGTTACTTTCAAAAAAGATGGGTATGAAGACAAAACATATTCGATAGCAAATCGTGTATCGGGAGGTATAATTGTTCTTGATGTTCTATGTGGACTTTTACCTGTAATAGTGGATGCTGCAACGGGTTCATGGTACAGATTGGATACTTCAAATATTGATTTGCCGTTGGATATTAAAAGAACTTATTAG
- a CDS encoding ComF family protein, whose amino-acid sequence MKNLLNSLREKTSYCLDEIFAFISAPACPGCHEYMENPHNPLCDDCRKHLDFSGDGAVCLICKCPEGIACRCRVEKKFNVPRMYYWGLYADVVRELIHQFKFDGHNELGRYLTKIAMDKLYNRMQGISFDYIIPVPMLKKDINNRGFNQTHIIAEDVSERLAIPVEYDILRKVKKTELQANLSASERWTNIADAFAVDDSANLKGRRVLLIDDIVTTGATCCECAKALYAAGVKDVAVFALISNNRGSRSISNRI is encoded by the coding sequence ATGAAAAACCTGCTGAACAGCCTGCGTGAAAAAACAAGCTATTGCTTGGATGAGATATTTGCTTTCATTTCTGCCCCCGCATGTCCGGGCTGCCATGAATATATGGAGAACCCGCATAATCCTTTATGTGATGATTGCCGCAAACATCTGGATTTCTCCGGCGATGGCGCAGTCTGCCTGATATGCAAATGTCCGGAGGGTATTGCCTGCCGGTGTCGAGTTGAGAAGAAATTTAATGTGCCGCGCATGTATTACTGGGGGCTATATGCGGATGTCGTCAGGGAACTGATACATCAATTCAAATTCGATGGTCATAATGAGCTTGGACGATATCTAACCAAAATCGCTATGGATAAATTATATAATAGAATGCAGGGGATAAGCTTCGATTACATTATACCGGTGCCGATGTTAAAAAAAGACATTAACAATCGGGGCTTTAATCAGACTCATATAATTGCCGAGGATGTTTCGGAAAGGCTGGCTATTCCGGTTGAGTATGACATATTAAGGAAGGTCAAAAAGACGGAACTGCAGGCTAATCTTAGCGCCAGCGAAAGATGGACAAACATCGCCGATGCTTTTGCCGTTGATGACTCTGCCAATCTTAAGGGGAGACGTGTGCTTTTGATTGATGACATAGTAACCACCGGCGCCACTTGCTGTGAGTGCGCCAAGGCGCTGTATGCCGCCGGCGTCAAAGATGTCGCGGTGTTTGCCCTGATATCGAACAATCGAGGCTCTCGCAGTATATCAAACCGCATTTAA
- the lgt gene encoding prolipoprotein diacylglyceryl transferase, with protein sequence MHPDLFSLGPIHIKVYGLALAISFFVGVWVAAARAKKSGLDSQVMIDLSFIILVAAIIGSRLFYVVYHVEEFTGHWLDAVNPFQSSGEVGIAGLSMMGGIVLAIIAVMVFFIIKRMLPWPLLDSMAPAFFLGLGITRIGCFFNGCCFGVPTECSCGVVFPPDSMAGWVFPDAAIWPTQLFSSAAGFILFGLILLLERKKTFHGFTFWLAVMLYSGWRFIIDFIRYYEDSMIFASIGDINFTRNQFLCICLIIIAIIWFIYLKRKNEKPAEQPA encoded by the coding sequence ATGCATCCAGATCTTTTTAGTTTAGGCCCGATACATATAAAAGTCTATGGTTTGGCTTTAGCGATTTCCTTCTTTGTCGGAGTTTGGGTCGCAGCAGCAAGGGCAAAAAAATCAGGGCTTGACAGCCAGGTGATGATAGATTTAAGCTTTATAATCTTAGTCGCTGCCATAATCGGTTCGCGCCTGTTTTATGTCGTCTATCATGTCGAGGAATTTACCGGACACTGGCTTGATGCCGTCAATCCTTTCCAATCATCAGGCGAGGTCGGCATTGCCGGTTTGTCGATGATGGGCGGTATTGTGCTGGCTATTATAGCGGTAATGGTATTTTTTATCATTAAAAGGATGCTGCCCTGGCCGCTTCTCGATTCGATGGCGCCAGCATTTTTCCTTGGTTTGGGCATTACGAGGATAGGCTGTTTCTTCAATGGCTGCTGTTTCGGAGTACCGACAGAATGCAGCTGCGGCGTAGTGTTTCCGCCTGATTCTATGGCTGGCTGGGTTTTTCCCGATGCTGCAATTTGGCCTACCCAATTATTCTCCTCTGCGGCGGGATTTATACTATTCGGCCTGATTCTGCTTTTGGAACGGAAAAAGACTTTTCACGGCTTCACATTCTGGCTGGCGGTGATGTTATATAGCGGCTGGCGGTTTATCATCGATTTTATCAGATATTATGAGGATTCCATGATATTCGCCTCTATAGGCGATATAAACTTTACAAGGAATCAATTCCTGTGTATATGTTTAATCATCATAGCGATTATATGGTTTATTTATCTGAAGCGAAAAAATGAAAAACCTGCTGAACAGCCTGCGTGA
- the rodA gene encoding rod shape-determining protein RodA, with protein MNKLDIDYVLLGSALLLSLIGIAFIYSATHHFAAQAGLSYYQKQIIWLAAGIITAIIIYFIPLRVHEAMAYVYYAIAVALLILVLVFSKSGTARWFQIGDIAIQPVEFMKMALCLALARFLAYRRAKQQKFSTIFAGMIIVAIPTLLVIKQPDLGSSLVGIAIFFGLLIWTGAPISRILMVISPVISIVTAFHWLSWAIFFVAFLFLLYMVRPKLLPSLIYFTLNLSLGMITPILWNRLHEYQRLRILTFLDPGQDPAGAGYQIIQSKIAIGSGGFWGKGFIESTQTKLNYLPAQHTDFIYSVIGEEMGFVGCVIVIILFAALIIRGFMIAYKVRNTFYSYVAGGLISAVLFQTIINIGMTLGLMPVTGLPLPFVSYGGSSMLFFWSAIGLLLAINRDWQEY; from the coding sequence ATGAATAAATTGGATATAGATTATGTATTATTAGGGTCAGCGCTGCTGTTATCGCTTATCGGCATAGCTTTTATATACAGCGCCACGCATCATTTTGCCGCTCAGGCAGGATTGTCTTACTATCAGAAACAGATAATATGGCTTGCCGCAGGTATTATAACGGCTATCATAATATATTTTATTCCGCTTCGGGTTCATGAGGCTATGGCTTATGTTTATTATGCCATAGCTGTTGCCTTGCTCATTTTGGTATTAGTATTTTCCAAATCCGGAACCGCTCGCTGGTTTCAGATTGGCGATATAGCTATTCAGCCGGTTGAATTCATGAAAATGGCGTTATGCTTAGCTTTGGCAAGGTTTCTGGCATACAGACGGGCGAAACAACAGAAATTCTCTACTATATTTGCGGGTATGATTATTGTTGCTATCCCTACTTTGCTGGTTATCAAACAGCCCGACCTCGGCAGTTCGCTTGTGGGTATAGCAATATTTTTCGGCTTGCTTATCTGGACAGGCGCACCTATTTCGCGAATACTGATGGTTATATCACCGGTTATAAGTATTGTTACCGCTTTCCACTGGCTGTCGTGGGCGATATTTTTCGTAGCGTTTTTATTCTTGCTTTATATGGTGCGGCCCAAATTATTACCGAGCTTAATTTATTTTACGCTGAATTTATCTTTGGGAATGATAACGCCAATTTTATGGAATCGTCTTCATGAATATCAGCGCCTGAGAATATTGACTTTCCTTGACCCTGGCCAGGATCCCGCAGGCGCCGGCTATCAGATTATCCAATCGAAAATCGCTATCGGTTCAGGTGGTTTTTGGGGCAAGGGTTTTATCGAGAGCACGCAGACAAAGCTTAATTATCTTCCCGCTCAGCATACCGATTTTATATATTCTGTAATTGGCGAAGAAATGGGTTTTGTCGGCTGCGTTATTGTAATTATATTATTTGCGGCATTGATTATTAGAGGCTTTATGATAGCTTACAAAGTGAGAAATACATTTTACAGCTATGTCGCCGGAGGCTTAATATCGGCGGTTCTTTTTCAGACAATAATCAATATCGGCATGACACTTGGCTTGATGCCGGTAACCGGTTTGCCTTTGCCGTTTGTTAGCTATGGCGGTTCATCGATGCTGTTTTTCTGGAGCGCTATTGGCTTATTATTAGCTATTAACCGTGATTGGCAGGAGTATTAA
- the mrdA gene encoding penicillin-binding protein 2, with translation MFIKLFSLQVFASAKYRKASIDNSVRIVPIKAPRGEIIDRNNNIIVQNRPSYTIYLVPYEVPNIDEESAILASMLQMDESYLKKIISAGWKGKFQPIRLKRDVDFKTISILEEHSLDVPGVVFRVEPTRLYPENGFGSHVYGYVGEVSENEIEANNKYSKGEIIGKKGLERFYNYYLKGFDGISYLEVTARGRVLGKYSEREDISPQKGATLQLNIDWQMQKLAESILAAKGQGSIVVLNVNNGGVLALASSPKFDANLFSGVVPTEKWAEIMADSTYPLLNRAIQGIYTPGSTFKPFTALMALHFDKVDMEKEFDPCRGQKKFGNRIFKCWLERGHGKLELHDAIVQSCNIYFYQLGLACGMELWDQFMPLCRLGELTGIDIPGEKAGICPTSAYFDKRYGVRGWTKYFMNNLAIGQGEILVTPLQMAVLYAAISNEGIIYKPRILNKIITYEGDTIICKPEIVGKLPVNKENFQIIVDALHGVASEQHGTARFVSLPGIPVAGKTGTAQNPHGNEHAWFVCFAPVENPEIVIAVIVENAGHGSSEAAPLAKKILKYYFLGENIKQASL, from the coding sequence ATGTTTATAAAACTATTTTCGCTTCAGGTTTTTGCCTCCGCTAAATACCGTAAGGCTTCAATTGATAATAGCGTGCGTATCGTGCCTATAAAAGCGCCCAGAGGAGAGATAATCGACCGCAACAATAATATTATCGTCCAGAACAGACCGTCATATACGATTTATCTTGTGCCTTATGAGGTTCCCAATATCGATGAAGAATCGGCGATCCTTGCCAGTATGCTTCAAATGGATGAAAGCTATCTGAAGAAGATTATTTCGGCAGGCTGGAAAGGGAAATTTCAACCGATTCGTCTTAAACGGGATGTTGATTTTAAAACAATAAGCATACTTGAGGAACATTCGCTTGATGTTCCCGGAGTGGTATTTCGGGTTGAGCCAACAAGGCTTTATCCCGAAAATGGTTTTGGCAGTCATGTATATGGCTATGTTGGAGAAGTATCTGAAAATGAGATTGAAGCTAATAATAAATATTCAAAGGGCGAGATTATCGGCAAAAAAGGGCTGGAAAGATTTTATAACTACTATCTTAAGGGCTTCGACGGCATATCATATCTTGAGGTAACCGCACGAGGCAGAGTGCTGGGAAAATACTCCGAAAGAGAGGATATATCGCCCCAAAAAGGAGCTACGCTTCAGTTAAACATCGATTGGCAGATGCAAAAACTTGCCGAGTCTATTCTTGCTGCCAAAGGACAGGGTTCTATTGTCGTCTTGAATGTTAATAATGGAGGCGTGTTAGCTTTAGCTTCAAGTCCAAAATTTGATGCCAATCTGTTTTCGGGTGTAGTCCCGACCGAGAAATGGGCAGAAATCATGGCCGATTCTACTTATCCGCTGCTAAACCGCGCTATTCAAGGGATTTATACGCCCGGTTCCACATTCAAACCATTTACCGCCTTGATGGCTTTACATTTCGATAAAGTTGATATGGAAAAAGAATTCGATCCTTGCCGCGGCCAGAAAAAATTCGGCAACAGGATTTTCAAATGCTGGCTCGAACGCGGGCATGGAAAACTTGAACTTCATGATGCCATTGTTCAATCATGCAATATTTATTTTTACCAGCTTGGACTTGCTTGCGGTATGGAATTATGGGACCAGTTTATGCCTTTATGCCGGCTGGGTGAATTAACCGGCATCGACATCCCTGGCGAAAAAGCCGGTATATGTCCCACGTCCGCTTATTTTGATAAGCGCTATGGCGTTAGAGGGTGGACAAAATACTTTATGAATAATCTCGCTATCGGTCAGGGTGAAATTTTAGTTACGCCTTTACAGATGGCTGTATTATATGCGGCAATTTCCAACGAGGGTATTATATATAAACCTCGAATTCTTAATAAAATTATTACTTATGAAGGCGATACGATTATTTGTAAACCTGAGATTGTCGGCAAGCTGCCGGTTAATAAAGAGAATTTCCAAATCATTGTTGATGCTTTACACGGCGTTGCCAGCGAACAGCATGGCACCGCGCGCTTTGTAAGTCTGCCGGGTATACCGGTGGCGGGCAAAACCGGCACTGCTCAAAATCCTCATGGCAACGAACATGCCTGGTTTGTATGTTTTGCGCCTGTCGAAAACCCGGAAATTGTCATAGCCGTTATTGTTGAAAACGCCGGTCATGGAAGTTCTGAAGCCGCTCCATTAGCTAAAAAGATCTTGAAATATTATTTCCTTGGTGAAAATATAAAACAAGCGTCATTATGA
- the mreC gene encoding rod shape-determining protein MreC translates to MLSSAIKQIKRKQLLPIFAAAFISIILIILPLSFKIAVSRVFITAFFYPIIQVDKFFTDMTHTKNINIELNQKLTQVSMQAAKYTEDHYENMRLRRMLNFDLQIPYRLIPAEVIGLNPGSMAKSIEINAGKDKGIGVNMPIITADGIIGKTIGVSGNSAVAQLLIDHNCKVSAIDQTTRAMGIIRWEGGRFLKMGDVPIESEVVVGDTIISSGLGGIFPPGLMVGTVIYAKNLEGTLFKNVIVKQAVDFGSLEEVFVVIYDE, encoded by the coding sequence ATGCTATCATCAGCAATAAAACAAATTAAAAGAAAGCAGCTTTTACCGATTTTCGCTGCTGCGTTTATTTCTATAATTCTGATTATCCTGCCTTTATCTTTTAAGATAGCTGTATCAAGGGTTTTTATTACTGCGTTTTTCTATCCAATTATACAGGTAGATAAGTTTTTTACTGATATGACTCATACTAAAAATATAAATATCGAATTGAATCAGAAACTGACACAAGTTTCGATGCAGGCAGCCAAGTATACTGAAGACCACTATGAGAACATGCGTTTGCGCCGGATGCTGAATTTTGATTTGCAGATACCTTATCGGTTAATCCCGGCGGAGGTGATTGGTTTAAACCCTGGTTCTATGGCTAAATCAATAGAAATCAATGCCGGTAAGGATAAAGGCATAGGTGTCAATATGCCGATAATAACTGCGGATGGAATTATTGGCAAGACTATCGGTGTATCCGGCAATTCAGCAGTTGCTCAATTATTAATCGATCATAACTGCAAAGTTTCAGCTATTGATCAAACCACAAGGGCGATGGGGATTATTCGCTGGGAGGGAGGCAGATTCCTGAAAATGGGGGATGTTCCGATTGAAAGCGAAGTGGTGGTCGGAGATACGATTATATCATCGGGATTGGGAGGTATTTTTCCGCCTGGTTTGATGGTGGGAACTGTAATTTATGCTAAAAATCTTGAAGGGACTTTATTTAAGAATGTTATCGTAAAACAAGCGGTCGATTTCGGTTCTCTTGAGGAAGTTTTTGTTGTTATCTATGATGAATAA
- a CDS encoding PTS sugar transporter subunit IIA yields the protein MIKLSRFIDDNLISFDLKGNTKDEIITELVELAAASEMVKNKDELLKAVLEREKLVTTGVGYNVAFPHAKTKSVRGVVIAFGRKKEGVDFEAMDRKPVNLFFLIAAPEDAIGAHLNVMAKLSFLMKNEKNRSKLIKAKYKEDLIEILDSNE from the coding sequence ATGATAAAACTGTCGCGTTTTATTGATGATAATCTCATATCATTCGATTTAAAAGGCAATACAAAAGATGAAATTATTACCGAACTGGTTGAACTTGCCGCTGCCTCAGAAATGGTTAAAAATAAAGACGAGCTTCTTAAAGCGGTTCTCGAAAGAGAAAAACTGGTTACTACCGGAGTTGGCTATAATGTAGCTTTCCCTCATGCTAAAACCAAATCGGTACGCGGAGTTGTAATAGCATTTGGACGAAAAAAAGAAGGCGTTGATTTTGAGGCTATGGACCGTAAACCGGTTAACCTGTTCTTCCTGATTGCCGCTCCGGAGGATGCCATCGGCGCGCATCTTAATGTGATGGCAAAACTTTCATTCTTAATGAAAAACGAAAAAAACCGAAGTAAATTGATAAAAGCTAAATATAAAGAAGATTTAATAGAAATACTTGATTCAAACGAATAG
- a CDS encoding Trm112 family protein, translating into MLSEKLLEILACPKCKGDLEYDKDNNVLLCHACKLKYRIEDGDIPVMLIDEAEKI; encoded by the coding sequence ATGTTAAGTGAAAAACTGCTGGAGATTTTAGCTTGCCCCAAATGCAAGGGTGATCTGGAATATGACAAAGACAATAATGTTTTATTGTGTCATGCCTGCAAGCTGAAATACCGTATCGAGGATGGAGATATTCCAGTTATGTTGATTGATGAAGCGGAAAAAATTTAG
- a CDS encoding acetyl-CoA carboxylase carboxyltransferase subunit alpha, translating into MSEQRYLDFEKPVIELDRKIKEMKELATSENIELSKEIKVLEKKRNRLQKEVYSKLTRWQRVQLARHPLRPYCLDLVKLIFTDFIELHGDRGFADDKAMVGGFAKLDDKNIMIIGQQKGRNTKQRQYRNFGSCHPEGYRKALRLIKLAEKFKLPVIIFIDTPGAYPGAGAEERGQAESIARNIREMSVIETPIIIVVIGEGASGGALGIGVGDRIYMLENSWYSVISPEGCAAILWKSPADANPAMLETNRKQAAEALKLTAQDLIELKIIDKIIPEPSGGAHLDYKQTAENIKHELLTTLVELSNYSADELCNKRLEKFRVMGVYNE; encoded by the coding sequence ATGAGTGAACAGCGCTACTTGGATTTTGAAAAACCGGTCATAGAGCTTGACCGTAAAATAAAAGAAATGAAAGAACTCGCCACCTCCGAAAATATCGAGTTGTCGAAAGAAATTAAGGTATTAGAAAAAAAACGTAATCGCCTTCAGAAGGAGGTCTATTCCAAGTTGACGCGCTGGCAGAGGGTTCAATTGGCGCGGCACCCGCTTCGTCCCTATTGTCTGGATTTAGTAAAGTTAATTTTCACAGATTTTATAGAACTCCATGGCGATCGCGGTTTTGCTGATGATAAAGCTATGGTAGGCGGCTTTGCCAAATTAGATGATAAAAATATTATGATAATCGGTCAGCAGAAAGGACGCAATACGAAACAACGCCAGTATCGCAATTTTGGCAGTTGTCACCCCGAGGGTTATCGCAAGGCATTAAGACTAATTAAACTGGCTGAAAAGTTCAAATTGCCTGTAATTATCTTTATCGATACACCCGGCGCTTATCCGGGCGCGGGCGCTGAGGAAAGGGGGCAAGCGGAATCAATTGCTCGAAATATTCGCGAGATGTCGGTAATTGAAACGCCAATTATTATTGTTGTTATCGGAGAGGGCGCATCGGGAGGCGCGCTGGGGATTGGCGTAGGTGATAGAATATATATGCTTGAAAACTCCTGGTATTCGGTTATTTCGCCGGAAGGTTGTGCAGCTATTTTGTGGAAATCTCCTGCTGATGCCAATCCAGCCATGCTGGAGACTAATCGAAAACAAGCCGCTGAGGCTTTAAAGCTAACGGCTCAGGATTTAATTGAATTGAAGATAATCGATAAAATAATTCCCGAACCCTCCGGAGGAGCGCATCTCGATTATAAGCAAACTGCCGAAAACATCAAACACGAACTTCTAACGACTTTAGTTGAATTGTCCAATTATTCTGCGGATGAACTTTGTAATAAAAGACTTGAGAAATTCAGGGTAATGGGTGTATATAATGAGTAG
- a CDS encoding undecaprenyl/decaprenyl-phosphate alpha-N-acetylglucosaminyl 1-phosphate transferase, translating to MIEVPTFVLVSILSGYLCYIFIPLIKNYCIDHQLYDMPGPRKIHKAPTPRLGGAAFFIAYFLGLIPAFMLLPDLLWGNIKTIIGIFFGGLIIFILGFADDIKDVKPLTKLAWEIAACLVLVAFGVRLEVINIPFYHLVDFGFWGIPLTVLWLVAIINTINLIDGLDGLAAGVSAIIAVSFLVLSLIMDLPLPSLLAAGVIGITVAFLKYNYFPASIFMGDSGSLFLGYIFGVTSIFWPKSFATVVMFVPILALGVPLIEIFVTFFRRLFAGKKVYIADKRHIFHFLLDMGVPAKITVWLFYLVSIQFALAAYGIVGGNRNILFVLQAVFIILTAIVILRNVKAGNGK from the coding sequence ATGATAGAAGTCCCGACTTTTGTTCTTGTTAGCATACTAAGCGGTTATTTATGCTATATTTTTATTCCTTTGATAAAAAACTATTGTATAGACCACCAGCTTTATGATATGCCCGGGCCGCGCAAAATACATAAAGCTCCCACGCCCCGACTTGGCGGAGCGGCATTTTTTATCGCCTATTTTCTTGGTTTGATACCGGCATTTATGCTTTTGCCTGACCTTCTTTGGGGGAATATCAAAACAATAATCGGCATTTTCTTTGGCGGCTTGATCATATTCATTTTAGGTTTTGCGGATGATATTAAAGATGTGAAACCATTAACCAAACTCGCTTGGGAAATTGCTGCCTGTTTGGTTCTTGTCGCTTTTGGAGTGCGGCTCGAAGTGATAAATATTCCCTTCTACCATTTAGTTGATTTTGGCTTTTGGGGGATACCCCTAACAGTATTGTGGCTGGTAGCCATAATCAACACAATAAATCTAATCGATGGCCTTGATGGTCTGGCGGCCGGTGTCAGCGCTATTATAGCGGTAAGTTTTCTTGTTTTAAGCTTAATTATGGATTTGCCTTTGCCTTCGCTTTTGGCGGCTGGTGTTATTGGCATCACGGTGGCATTTTTAAAGTATAATTACTTTCCCGCTTCGATATTTATGGGGGATTCCGGTTCTTTATTTTTGGGCTATATTTTTGGGGTAACATCGATATTCTGGCCGAAAAGCTTCGCTACCGTTGTTATGTTCGTGCCGATTTTGGCTCTTGGCGTGCCCCTAATTGAAATATTTGTTACATTTTTCAGAAGGCTATTTGCCGGTAAAAAGGTTTACATTGCCGATAAGCGTCATATTTTCCATTTTCTACTGGATATGGGTGTGCCCGCAAAGATTACTGTTTGGCTTTTTTATTTAGTTAGTATCCAGTTTGCGCTGGCGGCATATGGAATTGTCGGCGGTAATCGCAACATTTTATTTGTGTTGCAGGCAGTATTCATTATATTAACAGCTATTGTTATTTTGAGGAATGTAAAAGCGGGCAATGGAAAATGA
- a CDS encoding glycosyltransferase family 2 protein: MNKKYKYKVSILILTFNNADTISSCLESLDNQTLIDFEIIIRDNNSADNTVTQLKQYDNIKLYAADSNIGFAAGINYLSRQANGEYLYILNPDCECPADMLEKLYEFAQNNPGVISPALIYPDGTPQLSARHLISYKNVLFSRKSPLYQMGFSSIDSAGYLMPENRSKVPAVSATALFIRNDLFQTIDGFDERFFLYLEDIDLCFRLNSINVDIWYLPDVKLKHILGASSSKASFRAGYYHHHSMFKYFTKHFSGNYIRNILLLIVLTAGFVISVMINITKPKRRK; encoded by the coding sequence ATGAATAAAAAATATAAATACAAAGTCTCAATCCTAATATTGACATTCAACAACGCCGATACCATATCAAGCTGTCTAGAATCCTTAGATAACCAGACCCTAATAGACTTTGAAATCATAATCAGAGATAATAACTCAGCCGATAACACTGTCACTCAACTTAAGCAATATGACAATATCAAGCTATATGCCGCCGACTCGAATATCGGTTTTGCCGCCGGTATAAATTATCTATCACGGCAAGCTAACGGTGAATATCTATATATACTAAACCCCGATTGTGAATGCCCTGCCGATATGCTCGAAAAACTATACGAGTTTGCCCAAAACAACCCGGGCGTCATATCGCCGGCTCTGATATATCCGGACGGTACGCCTCAGCTTTCGGCAAGGCACTTGATAAGCTATAAAAACGTTCTGTTCTCCCGAAAATCTCCATTATATCAAATGGGTTTTTCCAGTATTGATTCAGCCGGTTATCTGATGCCTGAAAATCGCTCTAAAGTGCCGGCAGTATCGGCAACGGCATTATTCATTCGCAATGACCTGTTTCAGACTATAGACGGTTTCGATGAGCGTTTTTTTTTATACCTTGAAGATATTGATTTATGCTTCAGGCTGAACAGTATCAATGTTGATATATGGTATCTGCCTGATGTTAAATTAAAGCATATTCTGGGTGCTAGCTCATCGAAGGCATCATTTAGGGCGGGTTATTATCATCACCATTCCATGTTTAAATACTTTACAAAGCATTTCTCGGGTAATTATATTAGAAATATATTGCTATTGATAGTATTAACGGCAGGGTTTGTTATTTCGGTGATGATAAATATTACAAAACCTAAAAGGCGAAAATGA